TTCAGGGACGGATGCGAGGGCGCCGAGCTCCAGCGCCTCGACGGTGTTCACGAGCACCGTGGGTTTCCTTCCTCCGGAGCTGATGGCggcgtccaggtccagctgctggaaCGTCCTGCGGATGTTGTCGAACGAGGAAACGAGCCTCCCGTCCGTGAGGTTGGTGAAGAAGCTCGGAAGATCGCGGATGGCCATCGGCGGGAGGCCTGGCATGGCCACCATGAACCCCGGCTCGGCGGCGTGCTTCGTCACGATCCTCTTGTACCCGTGCAAGTAGTGGTAGTACACGGCCAGCATGGTGGCCGGCTGGTTCCAGTAGAGCGCGCGTGGCAGGCCGCGCTCCCGGGCGACTTCGGCGGCCCACCACATGAGCATGGCGTACACGACGAACGTCACAGGCCGGCCCCGCGCCGCGAGGCGGTCCAGCACCGCCGAGAAGGTCTCGCGGCCGACCCGGGCGAACGCCTCACTGTACCTCCGCGCGTCGTCTCCGTCGCCGGCAAAGAGGCGGAAGCCACGGTCGTAGCCGTCGGAGTAGGGGATGTAGGAGATCGGGCCATCGTGCACCTCCTCGTCGGGATACTCCAGCGAGGGGAACATGAGCCGGTGCGCGGACACAGCGGCAGACAGCGTGACATGAGCGCCCGGCATGGCCCGCACGAGGCGCTCTGCGAGGGCGCGCGCCGGGTTGATGTGGCCCTGCCCCGGAAACACGACGACGAGGAAGTGCTGCGGCGCCATGGATGCACGTTGGCTGGAAGTCCTTGTTGACACGATACTACTGCTGTAACATTAGTTGTTGTAACTGCATCACCTAGTCTACTGCTGGCCTCCTGATCTCTAGGATCGTGAGCCACCTTAACCGGCAGAGTCTGCCCACGTACTCTCGGATGTGATGTATTTCCTGTAACCGAAACTCTCTGGAATCAATCAACACAGTTcaacttggtatcagagcttagGCTCGATCCTCTCCCATGGCCGACGCCAACCCTCCTCTCTCCGctccggcggcaacggcggcggccaACGCCCTAGACACCGACCCACACACTCCCCTAAACCAACAACTCCCCTTCCGACCACGCGCGCCGCCCACTCCCATCCTTGGTGACGGCCGCGACCTCTTCCCCATGGCAACTACCTCTAACGCCGTCATTCTCCCCGCTCCGGCGACATCTGCCGCACCCCCCGCTGCCCCTACTCTCAGCATCCGCGACATCAACATCGGCCAATACATC
This portion of the Lolium rigidum isolate FL_2022 unplaced genomic scaffold, APGP_CSIRO_Lrig_0.1 contig_42516_1, whole genome shotgun sequence genome encodes:
- the LOC124681431 gene encoding cyanidin 3-O-rutinoside 5-O-glucosyltransferase-like, which codes for MAPQHFLVVVFPGQGHINPARALAERLVRAMPGAHVTLSAAVSAHRLMFPSLEYPDEEVHDGPISYIPYSDGYDRGFRLFAGDGDDARRYSEAFARVGRETFSAVLDRLAARGRPVTFVVYAMLMWWAAEVARERGLPRALYWNQPATMLAVYYHYLHGYKRIVTKHAAEPGFMVAMPGLPPMAIRDLPSFFTNLTDGRLVSSFDNIRRTFQQLDLDAAISSGGRKPTVLVNTVEALELGALASVPELDMFPIGPAVLSLFAGGTRSGIGAVVGDLFEHDEKGYMEWLDTKPARSVVYVSFGSMSAASKRQKEEMKRGFAASGKFYLWVVRKDSRDDNDDDIDDERSMVVEWCDQVQVLSHPAVGCFITHCGWNSTLESVACGAPVVGVPQWSDQDTNARLVIEWGIGVCATIDADRFLEAKELTRCVEMVMGDTDEGVAIRSSSIAWKAKVQEAINDGSSSEHNLRTFQYKFANDA